The window CAGCTCGAAGGCAATGATCACGAACGGCGGCAAGGAGATGATCGGCTTGCCCCCCGTGATGAGCGGCCAGTCCAGCGACGTGAAGATGGGCAGCGCGAACCCCGTGGCCGCGCCCGTCAGTCCACCCACCAGCGTGAACAGCCGCACCGGGCTCTCGGGCAGGTGCAGCGCGTGCTCCAGCTCGTGGTGGGGCAAGGGTGAGAAGACCAGCACCTCACCCAACCCCGCCTGGCGCAGACGTTCGATAGCCGACGTCGTCGCGTCCAGCTCGGCAAACACACCCAACACGCCCGGAGCCATGCCGTCCGGCATCAGACGCTCCCCTCGCTCGCCGCCACCTGCCGCCCGCTCCCGCGCCGGAGCGGCGCGGGCAGGACCTCCTACAGCTCCGCCACCGAGACGGGCGGCAGCAGTCGGATGAACAGCAAGAACCACATGAGGAACCAGGCAAAACTGCCCGCCGCGATCGACATCTCGACCCACGACGGCTTGTAGTTCCCCCACTGCCACGGCATATACTCGTGCGCAAGGCTCGAGATGATGATCACGAAGCGCTCGAACCACATGCCGATATTGATGAAGATCGCGATCACGAAAAGGGCCGGAATGCTCGTGCGCACCCGCCGCCACCACAAAAGCTGCGGCACGAAGGCATTGCAGGTGATCATGATCCACGTCGCCCACCAGTAATCGCCCAGGGCACGGTCGGAAAACGTGCCCCGCTCCGGCACCTCGAAGCTGTACCAGGCCATGAAATACTCGACCGCATAGGCGTAGACCACGATCAGCGAGGTGAGCAGTATCAGCTTCGCCATGGCATCGAAGTGCC is drawn from Gemmatimonadota bacterium and contains these coding sequences:
- a CDS encoding DUF3341 domain-containing protein, whose product is MPDGMAPGVLGVFAELDATTSAIERLRQAGLGEVLVFSPLPHHELEHALHLPESPVRLFTLVGGLTGAATGFALPIFTSLDWPLITGGKPIISLPPFVIIAFEL